Proteins from a single region of Hydra vulgaris chromosome 12, alternate assembly HydraT2T_AEP:
- the LOC136088114 gene encoding apolipoprotein A-IV-like, giving the protein MQKYATQLRNNMQKYATQLRNNMQKYATQLRNNMQKYATQLRNNMQKYATQLRNNMQKYATQLRNNMQKYATQLRNNMQKYATQLRNNMQKYATQLRNNMQKYATQLRNNMQKYATQLRNNMQKYATQLRNNMQKYATQLRNNMQKYATQLRNNMQKYAILVKSNI; this is encoded by the coding sequence atgCAAAAGTATGCAACACAATTAAGAAACAACATGCAAAAGTATGCAACACAATTAAGAAACAACATGCAAAAGTACGCAACACAATTAAGAAACAACATGCAAAAGTATGCAACACAATTAAGAAACAACATGCAAAAGTACGCAACACAATTAAGAAACAACATGCAAAAGTATGCAACACAATTAAGAAACAACATGCAAAAGTATGCAACACAATTAAGAAACAACATGCAAAAGTATGCAACACAATTAAGAAACAACATGCAAAAGTACGCAACACAATTAAGAAACAACATGCAAAAGTATGCAACACAATTAAGAAACAACATGCAAAAGTACGCAACACAATTAAGAAACAACATGCAAAAGTATGCAACACAATTAAGAAACAACATGCAAAAGTACGCAACACAATTAAGAAACAACATGCAAAAGTATGCAACACAATTAAGAAACAACATGCAAAAGTATgcaattttagtaaaaagtaacatttaa